Within the Equus przewalskii isolate Varuska chromosome 1, EquPr2, whole genome shotgun sequence genome, the region GAGGGCCACCCAGAGGCCCTGCTCGCAAGCCCCTCTGAGGGAGCCTGGGCTTTGGGTCCACTGAACTTCAGGAAGGACGTGGCTGGAAGGGGGCTCTGCCATGATAAATCAGTACTTGATCAAATGCTTGGCAGGGTGCCCTGCACACGGCAGATGTCCAAAAAATGTAGCTGTCATTGGCTGTGGTGACTCCAGTCTCCATGGCCGTGGGAGTGAGGTCCATGCCAGCTGGATCACGTTTGGGATTGCTAAGAAGGATTGTCCTCGATCTGGGAAAGTTGATGGCGGCCCCTGGACCAGTGACCCAACCAAGAACCCTCTGGTGGCCCTGGGCCATCTCTTCCTGCAACCCTGAGCCTCTTGGGTTGACTCCACCCCTCCTTTGGGTTCTCCCAGCCCCTTCTCGGCCCTCGCAGGAGGAGCAGGTCGGTGGCGTGGTATCATCTGGAAACTAGGGCAATGGATTCCACCTTCtagggttattgtgaaaattGTCAGAGCAATTGCAAGACTCAGGGCAGACTCAGATGTAGTCATTTACTGTGAGGGAGGTGCTGTCATTGTCCCCTCCTGGCTGAGACAACTGAGTCCAAGAGTGATCACAACTCACCCCCGTCACACTGTCTgcaggtgacagagctggggtCCTGGGCCAGGTCTGGTCCTGGAGCCTGGCTTTTCCCTCTGCGCAGGAGTCCCCCTGCCCACGCCACTGCCCACCCCTGGCCATGCAGGCCCATCAAACCCAAGGTCACTCCCCCCAGGTGAGGGCTTGGCCTTGGGCAGTGGGGGCTGTCCAGGGGATCTGGTGCCGGCATGCATACAGGCTTTCTAGCGTGCCTCAAAGTCAAATTTCTATTTCAGTGCTCCAAACCCCCTCCTCCTGGGGTCTTCCCAGGCTCAGTAAGTGGCACCACGGTTTACGCAGATGTTCAACCTCACCTCTAGAGGCAACAATCTTGGTCTCTTCTCAAATTCTCTTACTCCCCAAACACTGTCGGCTCCACCTTCATACTGAACCCCGAAGCTGGTCATTCACATCACCTTTGGCACTGCCACCGCCATCCCACTTCCAACTGGCTTTATGCCATAGCCCCGACTGCCTCTTTCTCCCTGGATGGTCCCCACTCTGCTCTATTCAGCAGCTGGAATGATTCCTTTAAAACGCAAGGCAGGCACATCACTCCCAGGCTCAAAGCCTGCTAATGGCTTCCTACGGCAACCGGCGCAAAACAGCGAGCTCTCCCCGTGGGCGAGGCCTGCCGTCTCCGGCAGCTCTCTGGCCTTTCCTTGGACCCTACTCCAACCACTCGCTGCCAACCTGTCACATCACTTCCTGCTGCCCCTTAAAGTCTCTGGGCTGCTGCCGTGCCctcactgttctctctgcctagaatactCTCCCAGATGTTTGAGTGGCTCATTCCCAAAACTCACGCAGGTGAGCTGGTCAGAGGTCCCCCTGGCTCCCCCCAGAGATAAaagctcctccccaccctcccccaatcCAGGGTGCGGCTCACTCAGAGCCTCTAACCGCTTGACCCTTTCCTCCAGGTTGCTTTCTGTCACCATGGGACATTCAATGACATAACTGCTCGTTTACTGACGCGTTTCCCCAACAAGAATGCAAGATGGTCTCTGTGGATCTCTGCTGTATTCCTGCAGCACGAGTGACCACGAAAGAGTTACCGAACGAGCAAATGATTGCACTCACAATTGCAAACGCAGCGGATTGCCACTTTCAGTGGCCTCCCTGCGCCGTGCCAGGCCCGTGTGCGCGACCGTTTACGAGAGTTAGCTCACTGTATTTCTAAAACGACCACGGGAGGTAGGTCCTCATAATTcccttttacaaataaggaatcTAAGGCTCAGAAAATCCAAGGGAGACCACACAGCTAGCGACGGGCAGAGCCAGTCGAGACGCCAAGTCGGCCCGCCGCCCGAGACCCGGTGCCACCCCCTGCTCCACGCTGCTCGCTGGCATTGCCCCGAGGTGCCCCGCTCCTGCCTGGCTCAGACGCGTCTCTGCCCAAGCGTTCTGGTAATTATTTCCATCCCAGAATTTGCCCCCTTCATTATCAATGACCCtcattatgcatttgtgtttaATAGGCCTTTCTCGCTTGTCTTCAATCCTCACAAATTCTGGGTCGCCAACAACACCTCCAAGAGTCCTGCCACGCAGCAGTGCATGGGGACGGGGCGAGAGGCAGGGCCACACCTCCGTCGCTAATGCATTTTCCTCCAGGCTGACCGGCCTCAAGGACGCTGGCACGAGGCAGCCTCTGCTCCAAACCCAGCCTGGGACAAGACAAGCCGCTCCTGGGAAGCGTTCAGCAAAAGGCTGTGTTCCACATTCATGATGAAATGCAAATTTCCATGTTCAGGAGGGCCACTAGTCGCTTGCAAAAGAATTCCAGCTGGTTAAATTTAGGGGACTGAACAAATTCCAAACCAAGAATATTTTTCTGGCAAGTGCCAGAGCAATTTCATCGGATGGTGAgcgagagattttttttcctcctgtgtgCCCTCGCCTCTCAATCATCTCTTCTTCTGCGCTGGCTGAGGCCCGAGGGCTCTGCTCTCTCCTGTGCCCCCACTGTGAGTTCCTTATTTCATCCCAGTTACTGCTGATGGTGGGAGCCCTGTTGTACGGGACAGTTGGGGCAACTGGGTAAGATGTGTGGGTTTGTTGCACCGTCTTTGTCCCTTCTAGTCTGGttcccccttcccaaagcccagACTCCCAGGTTCTCTCTGGGAGCCTGTGTAAGGCTCTAGAAAATTCTTTTGGGCCTTCCTCTTTCAGCTTGGGACTGGTGTAACTGCTCAGTCTTTAGGTTCCTCCCCTTGTTCCCCTTTGGTTCGCTTCCCTCCCAAGCTTCCAGTGTCTGTGtggccctctcccctctcctccttcccaccatCTCACGCAGCCCCCCTTGCTTTGGGATAATAACACCACCAACACTGgacactcactatgtgccaggccctgtcccaAGTATTTTATAGGAATTAACTCACTGAATCTCCAAACCACCTATGTGATAGGaactccccattttacagaggagggaacagaggctcagagaggttaagtgatttgcccaaggtcacacagctaggaaagtGGAGAAGCTGGGATGTGGCCTGGCTTAACTGcactgctattctgtctcatggtATTTAATGCTAAGAGCAGGAAGTTGGGGGCAAAACAGGCCCAGGTGTACACCTGGGCCCTGCTCTTGCGAAGGAACCCTAGGCAAGTCAGCTCATCGCTGagtctccttttcttcatctgtaaaatgggtatgaaTTTATTCCTCATTGGGTAGTTTTCAAGGATGAAATGTGATGGCAGCCAGCAGCGAACCAGCCCCAAGCAAGCCTTCTGATGTGCATGGCAGCCCCCTCTAAGCTGCCATCACTCTTTCCCCAGGTGTGTGAGGAGGGGGACCCTTGGGGAGGGTGGCAGCGACAGTCCCAGGTCTGAGGCTCCTAGACTGACGGTGGCAGCTGAGACACAGTGATCCTGGATCTCAAGCCGGTCCACCCAACCTTCAGAGGGCGTTTTATGTCCTTCCCCGCAAAATGGCCATTTGTGTGCATGCTGTGCTCCAGCTTTGCCAGAGCAAGGACCCTGGACCCCTCACGCCCCAAAGGCAGCCCAccttaaggagaaaaagtaattttagagAAGCAGGGGGCTTAGGCTGTTAAATTGCTACGTCTTCCGCACACATTCACAACGCTCATACATACACTCGCACACATGCCAGCTGCCTCCCCAGATACACATGCTGTAAGGGGACACCCACCAGCGAAGCCACCTCTCCACCCTCAAAGGAACCGAAGTCTGTGCAGAAAACAAACTCCAACACGCAgtccaaaagaaaataacaaaacaaaaaaaacccaaactttaCTTGCATTTAgccattaataaataatttacagtATGTACACGCAGTGACACCCCACACAGGTCGCAGACACAAGGACACAGTGAGGGGTCCCCACTTCCAAGCAGAATGCGGTCAAACACAACCAAAATAAAGTGCTTCACTTTTTACTTCCAACAGAGGGACCATCTAAAAACCAGCAGGGGCCTTGCCCCACCAGCCCACCCACCGGGGTCTGGCAGAGAGAGGGGACCTCTTGGAGGGGGAGGCGGGGACACGTCCACAGCCTCCTGGGCCAGTGTATGAGAGGTCCCTGGGGAACAGCAGAGGGGCTGCCGCGGGTGCCAACgggtgggtggggacagggcGGGGCTGTGGGGCTTCTGGGACAATCGCCCCCTGGGGCCTCGCCGCACCTTTGGGAGCGGAGCCCAGCCTCGTGTTGGTCCCTGGGTTCTCTGGAACAGCAGCAGAGGCGGGACCGGTCCAGGGCTTCTCCGACAGATGTGTGGCCCAGGCTCCCCGCAGCAAGTGTCTTCTGGCTGTGTGGCCACGGGGCTCAAGGGAAGGGACGGGACGGAGGAGACCCTGCAAGGGATGCTCAGGGCGGAGAGGCCTTCCAGATCTGCTCCTCTTCCCAGAATGCAGACCTGGGCAGACGCGGCAGGCAGCacggctggggggggggggtgggggggtgggggcggaggcagggcaggggaggagagaacagaggaTCAGGGCAGGCCAGCTGGCCCTATCCACTGGGTCTCCTGCCCACGCGCTGCGGCCCAAGCTCCCTGGCCGGGGGCTCTTGTCATCTGCTGGAGAGGCAGGAACAGAAATCGAGGGGTAGTTCTCTGTTTAGACATTTAGAAACAAGGACTTGACTTCCTACGCACAGTGGGGAATGGGCACCAGGGGGAGGGGCCAGAAAAGGACATCTGAGCCCAAGAGGGGCATAACTAAGAGCACCTGCCAACACGTATGGTCCCCAGCCGCGGGGCTCCGGCGCAGGGGCTGGTGACCGGGCCGGAGCCCGTGCCTACAGCAGCCAGGGCGCACATGGGGGTCTCCCCTCGGCTCACGGGGAGGCCACAGGCAGGAGGGCACCCGGAGGACAACCCCTTGTGGCCAAAGGGGTATATGAATTTGCTAAAGATGCCAAGCATCACCCCTGGGGAGAGGAGCTCTGCCTGGGGGGCCCGCCTCGCGGGTGCCTCGGCCCCGCCGGCTTAGTGTGTGCGAGTGTGCTCGTGTGAGAGTGTGTGCGTGCGGCGGGCGCAGGCGGCCCCCGAGTGCGCGTGCAGCAGTCGCCGGGCCTGGTTCAGTGCATTAGGGGCGGGAGGAGGCGACTCTGGCCTCTCCCAGTGTCTCCGGCGGGGCGGGGCGTCGGCCTGAGGGGCTCTGGTGTGCACATTCACACCGCAGGGCGGGCGGAGGGGCGCAGCGCCCCCTCCCACAGCTCTACTGTCACAAACATCACAGCACCAGTCACCACAACCATCACGGGCCCTCGAGAGGGCGGGGCGCCGCCCCACGGCCCCAGCCCTTGCCAGCAGACAGCCCGAGGCAGCTCTGAGGTAGCTGTCCCACAGCCCCCGGCTCTGACCCCTGCAGAGACCCGCGGGCCATCGGGCGGCCGCCGGCCAGCTGGGGACAGGCAGCGCCTCGCTCTGCGCCCTAGGCGGCCATGGCCTCCAGGAGCCCCGGGAGcatggggaggagcaggaggctgcCCAGGAGGGGACTGGGGGCCGGGGATAGCCCCGCAGCGGCCGCGCGGCCTGGCGGCTCCTGAGTCCTCTCATAGAGATGCAGTCGGTCCTTGTTAGAGTGGAGCATCTTCACGTCCTCCAAGGCGTAGTAGGCCGCCAGCGTGAAGTTCACGTCCCCCGTGGTGAGCAGGTCGAAGACGCAGGCCTGGTAGTAGAGATCCTCCACGGGCAGCTTTTCCTTGCACTTGGCCGCGGCCGTCTCGTACGGGAAGGTGTCCGGGGCCGCGGGTGCCGGGCTGGCGGCCGCCTGCCTGCGGGTGCCGGGGCCCTCGGCGTTGGCGCGGAAGGCCTGGAAGTCGATCTGCTGGTTGAGGGGGCAGCCCCGCAGGCAGAGGTAGAGGCCCTGGCTGTCCCGGTCCTCCACGGCGTTGACCACCTCCTCGGGCATGCGCACTGCGAAAGTCAGGTAGCGGCCCACCTGGCGCACCACGATGGTGGTGCCGATGTACTTGGCCTGGATCTCCACGTGCTGGCCCGACACCTTCTCCGTGATCTTCAGGCTATTGGCCCCGTGCTTGTCCCCGCCGTTCTTGGAGCCATCAGCAAAGGCGGCTGGGAGCTCGTCCATCTCGGCCTGGTACACCTTCTGGTCCACACACTCCTGGAAGTTCTTGAAGATGATGGTGAGCTGCGTGTGGGGAAGGCGGCAGAGAGAGGGGGTTAGGCAGTGCTGGCGGCTGCAGGGGGAGAAGGCCAGCCCCATCTTAGGATGCTCTGGACTGAGAGCAGGGGATGGGGGAGCCCCCAGGATGCCCCAGACCACCCCTTCCCCATTTTGATCACCGTTCAGTTCCATCTGCACTATtactattaaagaaaaactattaatgtttttctttaaaacaatttgcTTTTTTACTTAACAATAAACCGACTTCGCGGAACTGTAGATCACGACCCTAACTAGAAAACCAGCTCATTTACTATATATAGAACCACATATAtgaaccataaaaagaaaagcatagctCATTAAAAATGAGAGGTCCTTACCCACTGTagcaggctgaataatggccccaagATATCAGGCCCTACTCCTTGGAACCcgtgaatgttaccttacatggcaagaAGGACTCTGCaagtgtgattaagttaaggatacTGCGATGGAGAAATTACCCTGGATTATTGGAGTGGGCCCTAAATATAATCACAAGTGTCCTCACAAGATGGAGacagaaggagatctgatcacagaagaggagaaggccatggaAACAGAGGCTGGAGGGATGTGGCCACAAGCTGAAGgatgctggcaaccaccagaggttggaggaggggaggaacagATTCTCgcccagaacctccagaaggacCGGCCCTCCTGACACCTGAATGTTACGACCTATAAGACTCATTTCAGATTTCTTgtctccagaactataagagaataagtttctgtttgTCTGACgcactcagtttgtggtatttgtttcagcagcaacaggaaactactACAGTCCACAACCATCTAATGTCATCTCTCTGCCACCAGTGGACCTGCAGCAGAATTCCTGAAAAAGGACCACAAGCCACTGGCTGCACAGAACAGCAGGCGGAACAGAAGAGACTGATGCTCAAAGAAAGAACGAGCAGGTGAAATCCACACAGGCGGAGGCCACAGCCGCAGGGCTGCCCTGAGGGGTCGCCCAGCCTTGGAgatgagcaggaggaagagagagaggaggaaggtgcTGATCAGTGAAAGGGAGATGGGGGCTCCGGGCTGAACATGCAGCCCTAGCCGGGCGGAGCAGAGAGGCTCATTTCTGCTGGAGCCTGAAGTCGGGGGCGAGGGGCTGGGCTGAGCAGCCACATTAGTAACTGTCCTCCTGAGAGCCACAGACACAGGCACATTTGCTGCATCTGGTGTGGGGGGACACTGCGTTTATTATTTGCAGTCCCGTATGTCACTGCAGGGGAGGGTGACATTATCGTGGATTTCCAGATGAGGAATttgggctcagagaggtaaagtgacttgcccaaggtcatacagccagcatgaggcagagctgggctgagtCTGTTGGTTTCTAGCCCCTAAGCTTTGTCAGCCACAAGCCCACAGGGTGGGAGGCCTGGGAGAAGGACGAGAAACAAACAGCCCGCCGAGTGAATGGGTTTCTCCCTGTCATCCTGGGTGAGGAGTCtggctgctctctcctctcctccagaatCCTAACTAGGAAGATCATACGGGGTGAAGACGTGAGTGAAATTGGAAGAGAAACAGCCCCTGTTCCTGCTCCCAGGTGCCAGCTGTTCTGCCACTGGTAGCTCTGGATGCCTTTCAGGCCACTGCCCGCCCTGGACCAAGGGCAGCTAGAACCTGAACTCCCAGCCTGaagccagggagggaggcagggcgaTGGCAGCAAGGTGATGCCCAGGCCTTTGAGGACCCCCTGCACTGCCCCCCGCCACCATTCCCAGGCCTTGTCCCCTCACCCCTGACACCAAGCTCCAACCTCCTCCCCCCGCAGGAGAGGAAGGGCCTGGCCAGCCAGCTCCCAGGGCCCCTGAGGGCTCCCACAGCTCCTCAGAGGGTCTGTAGGCCGAGGGGCCCCAGCAAGGGGCGGGGGCTGCTGATGACACGTATGGCCTGGCCATGGCTGAGTTCTCTGCCTGGGCGCCCTGCGGGACGTGGCAGTTGGAGGGGTGATGATGGCCTGGGACGGCTCTCGGGGTGGAGGGCAGCGCTGTGAAGCGCCAAGGCCTAACAGTGGGTGTACAACAAGTGGGTGTATGACAAGGACAGGCCCCCAATCTGCTAGAACCAAAGATGAAACCAACAGCAGCTCtgaagggaagggaggcagggagagccacTAAGGACCTCAGTTcagacaggagggtcagagggaggcTGGCCAAGACAGCAAGGGCAGGCTGGGTGGGGGCCACAGGCCCAGGAGTGTGTCCGGCTGCAATTCTGGGTGGCTGGGAGCATGGGGGCTGAGAGGAAGCCGGCAGGGAGCGGCCTTGGCCTGGGGTCAGGAGCAGCTGCTGAGAGGAGAGACCTGAGGACTAGAGAGGGGGCGGCCTAGGGACCGCAGAAAGTTCTAGGCTGAGCAAGCAACACTGTAGTGCGAGCCTGGCTGGAGGTGTCCCTGGCTGTGTCATCGCTGCT harbors:
- the RGMA gene encoding repulsive guidance molecule A isoform X2, which gives rise to MQPPRERLVVTGRAGWMGMGRGAARSALGFWPTLAFLLCSFPAATSPCKILKCNSEFWSATAGSQSQVADEAREFCAALRTYALCTRRTARTCRGDLAYHSAVHGIEDLMSQHNCSKDGPTSQPRLRTLPPPGDSQERSDSPEICHYEKSFHKHAATPNYTHCGLFGDPHLRTFTDRFQTCKVQGAWPLIDNNYLNVQVTNTPVLPGSAATATSKLTIIFKNFQECVDQKVYQAEMDELPAAFADGSKNGGDKHGANSLKITEKVSGQHVEIQAKYIGTTIVVRQVGRYLTFAVRMPEEVVNAVEDRDSQGLYLCLRGCPLNQQIDFQAFRANAEGPGTRRQAAASPAPAAPDTFPYETAAAKCKEKLPVEDLYYQACVFDLLTTGDVNFTLAAYYALEDVKMLHSNKDRLHLYERTQEPPGRAAAAGLSPAPSPLLGSLLLLPMLPGLLEAMAA